The Osmia bicornis bicornis chromosome 9, iOsmBic2.1, whole genome shotgun sequence genome has a segment encoding these proteins:
- the LOC114877429 gene encoding protein hu-li tai shao isoform X2: MADTSPQPVLSEPHTNGVMDGLTEEEKSKMRPADIDADMREMERRKRVEMMMNSRLFREELERIIETQMKDGAGPSGLLQQISDMMGAQGARFNGNVFKNSNCVLPINDIRGVESMGYAKGEKLLRCKLAAVFRLLDLYGWTQGVGGQITARLNQDQEHFLVNPYGLLYHEITASSLIKVDMQGSIVEQGTTNFGVHVAGFQLHSTIHAARPDIKCIVHITTPSVTAISSLKCGLLPIGQESIVIGDVSTHQYIGGSFEPEEKEKISRNLGPINKVMMLTNRGALCCGETVEEAFFNVYNMVLACETQLKLMPAGLDNLNLISEESKKAIFEASRKPPTPQQSTVPISDSTALAEKLEKRWRIGGTEFEALMRMLDNAGFRTGYIYRNPLVKGEPPRPRNDVEVPPAVSSLGYLLEEEELYKQGLWKGGRKGTDRSRWLNSPNVYQKVEILETGTPDPKKITKWVSDGSPTHTSTPVKIEGALQFVPKNTNPKEFKQIQQQIKDYRRADKISAGPQSHILEGVTWEEAKKMQDATISGTGEQVVLVGAASKGIIQRGFQHNAMVYKTPYAKNPFDAVTDQELDQYKKEIERKQKGDIYDESQSESEALSSFNVSRATHESSTAKSPIQSPVSVTSETEEESRDEPRVLRIETKQVPAPSQPEVVLSDGENTVNGDHSDAHHSTFSQSSKEDVSVSEESPKKEKKKKKGLRTPSFLKKKKEKKKPIEA, translated from the exons ATGGCAGATACAAGTCCGCAACCAGTGTTGTCTGAACCACACACGAATGGAGTGATGGACGGTTTaacggaagaagaaaaaagtaagATGCGACCCGCCGACATTGATGCG GATATGAGGGAAATGGAGAGGAGGAAAAGGGTCGAAATGATGATGAATTCACGATTGTTTCGAGAGGAGTTGGAACGCATCATTGAAACGCAAATGAAAGACGGTGCTGGACCATCGGGTCTGCTACAGCAAATCTCAGACATGATGGGTGCGCAAGGTGCTCGGTTTAATGGGAACGTCTTTAAAA aTTCAAACTGCGTATTACCGATCAACGATATACGCGGTGTCGAAAGCATGGGTTACGCGAAAGGAGAGAAACTACTGCGTTGTAAATTGGCTGCGGTATTCCGATTATTGGATCTTTACGGTTGGACTCAAGGTGTCGGTGGACAAATTACGGCGCGTCTGAATCAAGATCAAGAACATTTTTTAGTTAATCCGTACGGCTTGTTATACCACGAAATCACTGCCTCGAGTTTGATCAAGGTCGATATGCAGGGATCGATCGTCGAGCAGGGAACGACCAATTTTGGGGTTCACGTGGCAGGATTTCAATTGCACTCGACGATTCATGCCGCAAGACCTGATATCAAATGCATCGTTCATATTACTACTCCGTCCGTTACCGCC ATCTCATCGTTAAAGTGCGGATTGCTGCCGATCGGACAAGAAAGTATAGTAATAGGAGATGTAAGCACGCATCAGTATATAGGTGGATCCTTCGAACccgaggaaaaggaaaaaatttcGAGAAATCTCGGACCGATAAACAAAGTGATGATGTTAACGAATCGCGGTGCTCTCTGTTGCGGAGAAACCGTCGAGGAAGCTTTCTTTAACGTTTATAACATGGTTTTAGCTTGTGAGACTCAGTTAAAGCTAATGCCCGCTGGTTTGGATAATTTAAATCTGATTTCGGAAGAATCAAAAAAAGCCATATTCGAGGCTTCGAGAAAACCACCGACACCGCAACAATCGACCGTACCGATATCGGATAGTACAGCTCTTGCTGAGAAACTTGAAAAGCGCTGGCGAATCGGCGGAACTGAATTCGAGGCACTCATGCGAATGCTCGATAATGCG GGTTTCCGTACCGGTTACATCTATAGAAATCCGTTGGTGAAAGGAGAACCTCCACGACCTCGAAACGACGTTGAAGTGCCTCCGGCGGTTTCGTCGTTGGGATATTTGCTTGAGGAAGAAGAACTCTATAAACAAGG ACTCTGGAAAGGAGGTCGCAAAGGGACGGATAGATCGCGTTGGTTAAATTCGCCTAACGTCTATCAGAAGGTCGAAATACTCGAAACAGGAACTCCTGATCCGAAAAAGATCACAAAG TGGGTGTCAGACGGCTCTCCGACCCATACCAGTACACCGGTGAAGATCGAAGGTGCCCTTCAATTCGTACCGAAAAATACCAATCCAAAGGAGTTTAAGCAAATACAGCAACAG ATAAAAGATTATCGTAGAGCCGATAAAATATCGGCTGGACCTCAGTCCCATATATTGGAAGGAGTTACTTGGGAAGAAGCGAAAAAGATGCAG GATGCAACTATCAGTGGAACAGGAGAACAAGTGGTGTTGGTAGGGGCAGCCAGCAAAGGTATCATTCAAAGAGGCTTTCAACACAATGCGATGGTTTACAAAACTCCATATGCAAAAAATCCTTTCGATGCTGTTACCGATCAAGAGCTGGACCAGTACAAAAAGGAAATTGAACGCAAACAAAAAGGAGATATTT aCGATGAATCGCAGTCAGAATCGGAAGCATTGTCATCGTTTAATGTCAGCCGTGCAACCCACGAATCGAGCACTGCCAAAAGTCCTATTCAGTCACCGGTATCGGTAACTTCGGAAACGGAAGAAGAAAGCAGAGACG AACCTCGAGTATTGCGAATAGAGACGAAACAAGTGCCTGCACCGAGTCAACCTGAAGTTGTATTGAGCGACG GAGAAAATACCGTGAATGGCGATCACTCTGATGCACATCACAGTACATTTTCTCAAAGTAGTAAAGAG GATGTGAGCGTTAGCGAAGAGTCAccgaagaaggaaaagaagaagaaaaaaggccTTAGGACACCATCCTTcctaaagaagaagaaggaaaagaagaagccAATCGAGGCGTAG
- the LOC114877429 gene encoding protein hu-li tai shao isoform X1 yields the protein MADTSPQPVLSEPHTNGVMDGLTEEEKSKMRPADIDADMREMERRKRVEMMMNSRLFREELERIIETQMKDGAGPSGLLQQISDMMGAQGARFNGNVFKNSNCVLPINDIRGVESMGYAKGEKLLRCKLAAVFRLLDLYGWTQGVGGQITARLNQDQEHFLVNPYGLLYHEITASSLIKVDMQGSIVEQGTTNFGVHVAGFQLHSTIHAARPDIKCIVHITTPSVTAISSLKCGLLPIGQESIVIGDVSTHQYIGGSFEPEEKEKISRNLGPINKVMMLTNRGALCCGETVEEAFFNVYNMVLACETQLKLMPAGLDNLNLISEESKKAIFEASRKPPTPQQSTVPISDSTALAEKLEKRWRIGGTEFEALMRMLDNAGFRTGYIYRNPLVKGEPPRPRNDVEVPPAVSSLGYLLEEEELYKQGLWKGGRKGTDRSRWLNSPNVYQKVEILETGTPDPKKITKWVSDGSPTHTSTPVKIEGALQFVPKNTNPKEFKQIQQQIKDYRRADKISAGPQSHILEGVTWEEAKKMQDATISGTGEQVVLVGAASKGIIQRGFQHNAMVYKTPYAKNPFDAVTDQELDQYKKEIERKQKGDIYDESQSESEALSSFNVSRATHESSTAKSPIQSPVSVTSETEEESRDEPRVLRIETKQVPAPSQPEVVLSDGENTVNGDHSDAHHSTFSQSSKEGSMSQDVSVSEESPKKEKKKKKGLRTPSFLKKKKEKKKPIEA from the exons ATGGCAGATACAAGTCCGCAACCAGTGTTGTCTGAACCACACACGAATGGAGTGATGGACGGTTTaacggaagaagaaaaaagtaagATGCGACCCGCCGACATTGATGCG GATATGAGGGAAATGGAGAGGAGGAAAAGGGTCGAAATGATGATGAATTCACGATTGTTTCGAGAGGAGTTGGAACGCATCATTGAAACGCAAATGAAAGACGGTGCTGGACCATCGGGTCTGCTACAGCAAATCTCAGACATGATGGGTGCGCAAGGTGCTCGGTTTAATGGGAACGTCTTTAAAA aTTCAAACTGCGTATTACCGATCAACGATATACGCGGTGTCGAAAGCATGGGTTACGCGAAAGGAGAGAAACTACTGCGTTGTAAATTGGCTGCGGTATTCCGATTATTGGATCTTTACGGTTGGACTCAAGGTGTCGGTGGACAAATTACGGCGCGTCTGAATCAAGATCAAGAACATTTTTTAGTTAATCCGTACGGCTTGTTATACCACGAAATCACTGCCTCGAGTTTGATCAAGGTCGATATGCAGGGATCGATCGTCGAGCAGGGAACGACCAATTTTGGGGTTCACGTGGCAGGATTTCAATTGCACTCGACGATTCATGCCGCAAGACCTGATATCAAATGCATCGTTCATATTACTACTCCGTCCGTTACCGCC ATCTCATCGTTAAAGTGCGGATTGCTGCCGATCGGACAAGAAAGTATAGTAATAGGAGATGTAAGCACGCATCAGTATATAGGTGGATCCTTCGAACccgaggaaaaggaaaaaatttcGAGAAATCTCGGACCGATAAACAAAGTGATGATGTTAACGAATCGCGGTGCTCTCTGTTGCGGAGAAACCGTCGAGGAAGCTTTCTTTAACGTTTATAACATGGTTTTAGCTTGTGAGACTCAGTTAAAGCTAATGCCCGCTGGTTTGGATAATTTAAATCTGATTTCGGAAGAATCAAAAAAAGCCATATTCGAGGCTTCGAGAAAACCACCGACACCGCAACAATCGACCGTACCGATATCGGATAGTACAGCTCTTGCTGAGAAACTTGAAAAGCGCTGGCGAATCGGCGGAACTGAATTCGAGGCACTCATGCGAATGCTCGATAATGCG GGTTTCCGTACCGGTTACATCTATAGAAATCCGTTGGTGAAAGGAGAACCTCCACGACCTCGAAACGACGTTGAAGTGCCTCCGGCGGTTTCGTCGTTGGGATATTTGCTTGAGGAAGAAGAACTCTATAAACAAGG ACTCTGGAAAGGAGGTCGCAAAGGGACGGATAGATCGCGTTGGTTAAATTCGCCTAACGTCTATCAGAAGGTCGAAATACTCGAAACAGGAACTCCTGATCCGAAAAAGATCACAAAG TGGGTGTCAGACGGCTCTCCGACCCATACCAGTACACCGGTGAAGATCGAAGGTGCCCTTCAATTCGTACCGAAAAATACCAATCCAAAGGAGTTTAAGCAAATACAGCAACAG ATAAAAGATTATCGTAGAGCCGATAAAATATCGGCTGGACCTCAGTCCCATATATTGGAAGGAGTTACTTGGGAAGAAGCGAAAAAGATGCAG GATGCAACTATCAGTGGAACAGGAGAACAAGTGGTGTTGGTAGGGGCAGCCAGCAAAGGTATCATTCAAAGAGGCTTTCAACACAATGCGATGGTTTACAAAACTCCATATGCAAAAAATCCTTTCGATGCTGTTACCGATCAAGAGCTGGACCAGTACAAAAAGGAAATTGAACGCAAACAAAAAGGAGATATTT aCGATGAATCGCAGTCAGAATCGGAAGCATTGTCATCGTTTAATGTCAGCCGTGCAACCCACGAATCGAGCACTGCCAAAAGTCCTATTCAGTCACCGGTATCGGTAACTTCGGAAACGGAAGAAGAAAGCAGAGACG AACCTCGAGTATTGCGAATAGAGACGAAACAAGTGCCTGCACCGAGTCAACCTGAAGTTGTATTGAGCGACG GAGAAAATACCGTGAATGGCGATCACTCTGATGCACATCACAGTACATTTTCTCAAAGTAGTAAAGAG GGTTCCATGTCGCAGGATGTGAGCGTTAGCGAAGAGTCAccgaagaaggaaaagaagaagaaaaaaggccTTAGGACACCATCCTTcctaaagaagaagaaggaaaagaagaagccAATCGAGGCGTAG
- the LOC114877429 gene encoding protein hu-li tai shao isoform X3, whose amino-acid sequence MADTSPQPVLSEPHTNGVMDGLTEEEKSKMRPADIDADMREMERRKRVEMMMNSRLFREELERIIETQMKDGAGPSGLLQQISDMMGAQGARFNGNVFKNSNCVLPINDIRGVESMGYAKGEKLLRCKLAAVFRLLDLYGWTQGVGGQITARLNQDQEHFLVNPYGLLYHEITASSLIKVDMQGSIVEQGTTNFGVHVAGFQLHSTIHAARPDIKCIVHITTPSVTAISSLKCGLLPIGQESIVIGDVSTHQYIGGSFEPEEKEKISRNLGPINKVMMLTNRGALCCGETVEEAFFNVYNMVLACETQLKLMPAGLDNLNLISEESKKAIFEASRKPPTPQQSTVPISDSTALAEKLEKRWRIGGTEFEALMRMLDNAGFRTGYIYRNPLVKGEPPRPRNDVEVPPAVSSLGYLLEEEELYKQGLWKGGRKGTDRSRWLNSPNVYQKVEILETGTPDPKKITKWVSDGSPTHTSTPVKIEGALQFVPKNTNPKEFKQIQQQIKDYRRADKISAGPQSHILEGVTWEEAKKMQDATISGTGEQVVLVGAASKGIIQRGFQHNAMVYKTPYAKNPFDAVTDQELDQYKKEIERKQKGDIYDESQSESEALSSFNVSRATHESSTAKSPIQSPVSVTSETEEESRDEPRVLRIETKQVPAPSQPEVVLSDGENTVNGDHSDAHHSTFSQSSKETLPRGKAYRK is encoded by the exons ATGGCAGATACAAGTCCGCAACCAGTGTTGTCTGAACCACACACGAATGGAGTGATGGACGGTTTaacggaagaagaaaaaagtaagATGCGACCCGCCGACATTGATGCG GATATGAGGGAAATGGAGAGGAGGAAAAGGGTCGAAATGATGATGAATTCACGATTGTTTCGAGAGGAGTTGGAACGCATCATTGAAACGCAAATGAAAGACGGTGCTGGACCATCGGGTCTGCTACAGCAAATCTCAGACATGATGGGTGCGCAAGGTGCTCGGTTTAATGGGAACGTCTTTAAAA aTTCAAACTGCGTATTACCGATCAACGATATACGCGGTGTCGAAAGCATGGGTTACGCGAAAGGAGAGAAACTACTGCGTTGTAAATTGGCTGCGGTATTCCGATTATTGGATCTTTACGGTTGGACTCAAGGTGTCGGTGGACAAATTACGGCGCGTCTGAATCAAGATCAAGAACATTTTTTAGTTAATCCGTACGGCTTGTTATACCACGAAATCACTGCCTCGAGTTTGATCAAGGTCGATATGCAGGGATCGATCGTCGAGCAGGGAACGACCAATTTTGGGGTTCACGTGGCAGGATTTCAATTGCACTCGACGATTCATGCCGCAAGACCTGATATCAAATGCATCGTTCATATTACTACTCCGTCCGTTACCGCC ATCTCATCGTTAAAGTGCGGATTGCTGCCGATCGGACAAGAAAGTATAGTAATAGGAGATGTAAGCACGCATCAGTATATAGGTGGATCCTTCGAACccgaggaaaaggaaaaaatttcGAGAAATCTCGGACCGATAAACAAAGTGATGATGTTAACGAATCGCGGTGCTCTCTGTTGCGGAGAAACCGTCGAGGAAGCTTTCTTTAACGTTTATAACATGGTTTTAGCTTGTGAGACTCAGTTAAAGCTAATGCCCGCTGGTTTGGATAATTTAAATCTGATTTCGGAAGAATCAAAAAAAGCCATATTCGAGGCTTCGAGAAAACCACCGACACCGCAACAATCGACCGTACCGATATCGGATAGTACAGCTCTTGCTGAGAAACTTGAAAAGCGCTGGCGAATCGGCGGAACTGAATTCGAGGCACTCATGCGAATGCTCGATAATGCG GGTTTCCGTACCGGTTACATCTATAGAAATCCGTTGGTGAAAGGAGAACCTCCACGACCTCGAAACGACGTTGAAGTGCCTCCGGCGGTTTCGTCGTTGGGATATTTGCTTGAGGAAGAAGAACTCTATAAACAAGG ACTCTGGAAAGGAGGTCGCAAAGGGACGGATAGATCGCGTTGGTTAAATTCGCCTAACGTCTATCAGAAGGTCGAAATACTCGAAACAGGAACTCCTGATCCGAAAAAGATCACAAAG TGGGTGTCAGACGGCTCTCCGACCCATACCAGTACACCGGTGAAGATCGAAGGTGCCCTTCAATTCGTACCGAAAAATACCAATCCAAAGGAGTTTAAGCAAATACAGCAACAG ATAAAAGATTATCGTAGAGCCGATAAAATATCGGCTGGACCTCAGTCCCATATATTGGAAGGAGTTACTTGGGAAGAAGCGAAAAAGATGCAG GATGCAACTATCAGTGGAACAGGAGAACAAGTGGTGTTGGTAGGGGCAGCCAGCAAAGGTATCATTCAAAGAGGCTTTCAACACAATGCGATGGTTTACAAAACTCCATATGCAAAAAATCCTTTCGATGCTGTTACCGATCAAGAGCTGGACCAGTACAAAAAGGAAATTGAACGCAAACAAAAAGGAGATATTT aCGATGAATCGCAGTCAGAATCGGAAGCATTGTCATCGTTTAATGTCAGCCGTGCAACCCACGAATCGAGCACTGCCAAAAGTCCTATTCAGTCACCGGTATCGGTAACTTCGGAAACGGAAGAAGAAAGCAGAGACG AACCTCGAGTATTGCGAATAGAGACGAAACAAGTGCCTGCACCGAGTCAACCTGAAGTTGTATTGAGCGACG GAGAAAATACCGTGAATGGCGATCACTCTGATGCACATCACAGTACATTTTCTCAAAGTAGTAAAGAG aCACTGCCACGTGGAAAAGCTTATCGCAAATAA
- the LOC114877429 gene encoding uncharacterized protein LOC114877429 isoform X4 produces MADTSPQPVLSEPHTNGVMDGLTEEEKSKMRPADIDADMREMERRKRVEMMMNSRLFREELERIIETQMKDGAGPSGLLQQISDMMGAQGARFNGNVFKNSNCVLPINDIRGVESMGYAKGEKLLRCKLAAVFRLLDLYGWTQGVGGQITARLNQDQEHFLVNPYGLLYHEITASSLIKVDMQGSIVEQGTTNFGVHVAGFQLHSTIHAARPDIKCIVHITTPSVTAISSLKCGLLPIGQESIVIGDVSTHQYIGGSFEPEEKEKISRNLGPINKVMMLTNRGALCCGETVEEAFFNVYNMVLACETQLKLMPAGLDNLNLISEESKKAIFEASRKPPTPQQSTVPISDSTALAEKLEKRWRIGGTEFEALMRMLDNAGFRTGYIYRNPLVKGEPPRPRNDVEVPPAVSSLGYLLEEEELYKQGLWKGGRKGTDRSRWLNSPNVYQKVEILETGTPDPKKITKWVSDGSPTHTSTPVKIEGALQFVPKNTNPKEFKQIQQQIKDYRRADKISAGPQSHILEGVTWEEAKKMQDATISGTGEQVVLVGAASKGIIQRGFQHNAMVYKTPYAKNPFDAVTDQELDQYKKEIERKQKGDIYDESQSESEALSSFNVSRATHESSTAKSPIQSPVSVTSETEEESRDEPRVLRIETKQVPAPSQPEVVLSDDGDSSSRYCSESDSDSDSESEDKFSEIYSEEPRLEIARSGVVAKRLTPTLIAYPPVVLSNSSLSLMKEKKLHLRTEGDGNSSKVVDREKNVPVLSVSFYERNDEKTRETVETVETVETIKASVDSKNVNTFCSSKTRSKTKTERKETEDVLLDSSFEISKKCNLDSTDMSLIYSLTPLLDPEYQENANEERTSMSSMSSMSSMSSMSAERTLTLDRSMGERLNQKYRIYEEATYNCDWFDSSYDDGSDTYESFDEICTEIGDEVSSDSERFEIRSKELPSDAIFHFSVERNDELFGNGISDSANEIIAELDACDTFASISSLLDEIFQRVCDTLFYRSLAHSRFFNFNLISSSILTKEDDRVFSQPQNAPPRQTIFTTNRLEENSQLLVVDEIIHHVIDVRDETIDCSFKSAKDIANVELKEVRDGVVTNDDEADSRNRFDSRTSSGSQIASTPFSVSLERLIETDQATVKFSETIETAKPTSRESAAAIFEFCTIASNVDDAALRLNFRVEKADCAKTIVDANEIILSNSSDLEKSENFLQEGKPSDSLITLLRDTTSTTSCPQSEEMLMELENNFDVECTYCTEFCTMKNHDEQHCFRLSPINEEVNDAMIDSKKILEETNYHGDN; encoded by the exons ATGGCAGATACAAGTCCGCAACCAGTGTTGTCTGAACCACACACGAATGGAGTGATGGACGGTTTaacggaagaagaaaaaagtaagATGCGACCCGCCGACATTGATGCG GATATGAGGGAAATGGAGAGGAGGAAAAGGGTCGAAATGATGATGAATTCACGATTGTTTCGAGAGGAGTTGGAACGCATCATTGAAACGCAAATGAAAGACGGTGCTGGACCATCGGGTCTGCTACAGCAAATCTCAGACATGATGGGTGCGCAAGGTGCTCGGTTTAATGGGAACGTCTTTAAAA aTTCAAACTGCGTATTACCGATCAACGATATACGCGGTGTCGAAAGCATGGGTTACGCGAAAGGAGAGAAACTACTGCGTTGTAAATTGGCTGCGGTATTCCGATTATTGGATCTTTACGGTTGGACTCAAGGTGTCGGTGGACAAATTACGGCGCGTCTGAATCAAGATCAAGAACATTTTTTAGTTAATCCGTACGGCTTGTTATACCACGAAATCACTGCCTCGAGTTTGATCAAGGTCGATATGCAGGGATCGATCGTCGAGCAGGGAACGACCAATTTTGGGGTTCACGTGGCAGGATTTCAATTGCACTCGACGATTCATGCCGCAAGACCTGATATCAAATGCATCGTTCATATTACTACTCCGTCCGTTACCGCC ATCTCATCGTTAAAGTGCGGATTGCTGCCGATCGGACAAGAAAGTATAGTAATAGGAGATGTAAGCACGCATCAGTATATAGGTGGATCCTTCGAACccgaggaaaaggaaaaaatttcGAGAAATCTCGGACCGATAAACAAAGTGATGATGTTAACGAATCGCGGTGCTCTCTGTTGCGGAGAAACCGTCGAGGAAGCTTTCTTTAACGTTTATAACATGGTTTTAGCTTGTGAGACTCAGTTAAAGCTAATGCCCGCTGGTTTGGATAATTTAAATCTGATTTCGGAAGAATCAAAAAAAGCCATATTCGAGGCTTCGAGAAAACCACCGACACCGCAACAATCGACCGTACCGATATCGGATAGTACAGCTCTTGCTGAGAAACTTGAAAAGCGCTGGCGAATCGGCGGAACTGAATTCGAGGCACTCATGCGAATGCTCGATAATGCG GGTTTCCGTACCGGTTACATCTATAGAAATCCGTTGGTGAAAGGAGAACCTCCACGACCTCGAAACGACGTTGAAGTGCCTCCGGCGGTTTCGTCGTTGGGATATTTGCTTGAGGAAGAAGAACTCTATAAACAAGG ACTCTGGAAAGGAGGTCGCAAAGGGACGGATAGATCGCGTTGGTTAAATTCGCCTAACGTCTATCAGAAGGTCGAAATACTCGAAACAGGAACTCCTGATCCGAAAAAGATCACAAAG TGGGTGTCAGACGGCTCTCCGACCCATACCAGTACACCGGTGAAGATCGAAGGTGCCCTTCAATTCGTACCGAAAAATACCAATCCAAAGGAGTTTAAGCAAATACAGCAACAG ATAAAAGATTATCGTAGAGCCGATAAAATATCGGCTGGACCTCAGTCCCATATATTGGAAGGAGTTACTTGGGAAGAAGCGAAAAAGATGCAG GATGCAACTATCAGTGGAACAGGAGAACAAGTGGTGTTGGTAGGGGCAGCCAGCAAAGGTATCATTCAAAGAGGCTTTCAACACAATGCGATGGTTTACAAAACTCCATATGCAAAAAATCCTTTCGATGCTGTTACCGATCAAGAGCTGGACCAGTACAAAAAGGAAATTGAACGCAAACAAAAAGGAGATATTT aCGATGAATCGCAGTCAGAATCGGAAGCATTGTCATCGTTTAATGTCAGCCGTGCAACCCACGAATCGAGCACTGCCAAAAGTCCTATTCAGTCACCGGTATCGGTAACTTCGGAAACGGAAGAAGAAAGCAGAGACG AACCTCGAGTATTGCGAATAGAGACGAAACAAGTGCCTGCACCGAGTCAACCTGAAGTTGTATTGAGCGACG ATGGTGATTCGTCGAGCAGGTACTGCAGTGAAAGCGATAGCGATAGCGATAGCGAAAGCGAAGACAAGTTTTCGGAAATATATAGCGAAGAGCCGCGTTTAGAAATAGCTCGAAGCGGTGTTGTTGCAAAACGATTGACGCCTACCTTGATCGCCTATCCACCGGTCGTTCTATCGAATTCGTCTTTGAGcctgatgaaagagaaaaagttGCACTTAAGAACAGAAGGTGACGGAAATTCATCGAAAGTTGTTGATCGTGAGAAGAACGTTCCTGTTTTGTCGGTTTCCTTTTACGAACGGAACGACGAAAAGACACGAGAAACTGTCGAAACTGTCGAAACTGTCGAAACAATAAAAGCCAGTGTCGACAGTAAGAATGTGAACACTTTTTGTTCGTCAAAGACGAGATCGAAAACGAAGacggaaagaaaagaaacagaagaCGTTTTGCTTGATTCAAGTTTCGAAATTTCTAAAAAGTGTAACTTGGATTCCACCGATATGAGTTTGATATACAGTTTAACGCCATTGCTGGACCCAGAGTATCAGGAGAATGCGAACGAGGAACGGACCTCTATGTCGTCTATGTCGTCGATGTCGTCGATGTCGTCTATGTCTGCCGAACGCACACTTACCTTGGATCGATCAATGGGCGAACGTTTGAATCAGAAGTACCGTATATACGAAGAAGCGACATACAATTGCGACTGGTTCGATTCGTCGTATGACGACGGTAGCGATACGTACGAATCGTTTGATGAAATTTGCACGGAAATCGGAGATGAGGTTTCTTCCGATAGCGAACGTTTCGAGATTCGTTCGAAGGAATTACCTTCTGATGcaatttttcacttttcagTAGAGAGGAACGATGAATTGTTTGGAAACGGTATTAGTGACAGTGCGAACGAAATTATCGCCGAACTTGACGCCTGCGATACTTTTGCGAGTATTTCTTCTTTGTTAGATGAGATTTTCCAGAGAGTTTGCGATACTCTTTTCTATCGTTCCCTTGCCCATTCTCggtttttcaatttcaatttaatctcATCCTCGATTTTAACGAAGGAAGACGATCGCGTCTTTTCTCAGCCGCAAAATGCACCACCACGACAAACTATTTTCACGACCAACCGTCTCGAGGAAAACTCGCAGCTCTTGGTCGTAGACGAGATTATACATCACGTGATAGATGTGCGCGACGAAACGATCGATTGTTCGTTTAAGAGTGCCAAAGACATTGCTAACGTAGAACTAAAAGAAGTACGAGACGGTGTCGTTACGAACGATGATGAGGCAGATTCTCGTAATCGTTTTGATTCTCGAACCAGCAGCGGTTCCCAGATCGCTTCAACTCCATTCAGCGTATCTCTCGAGAGGTTGATCGAAACGGACCAAGCGACAGTAAAATTCTCTGAAACAATTGAGACGGCTAAACCTACTAGTCGTGAAAGTGCAGCTGctattttcgaattttgtaCGATAGCATCAAACGTCGATGATGCAGCGTTACGATTGAACTTTCGAGTAGAGAAGGCTGATTGCGCTAAAACTATTGTGGATGCTAACGAAATAATTCTCTCAAATAGTAGCGATCTTGAAAAGAGTGAGAATTTTCTTCAAGAAGGAAAACCGTCCGATTCTCTTATTACTTTGCTCCGAGATACTACGAGTACGACTAGTTGTCCTCAAAGTGAAGAAATGCTAATGGAACTCGAGAACAATTTCGACGTTGAGTGTACCTATTGCACCGAGTTTTGCACGATGAAGAATCACGATGAACAACACTGTTTCCGTTTATCGCCTATAAACGAAGAAGTTAACGATGCGATGATAGATTCAAAGAAAATActagaagaaacaaattatcACGGCGACAATTAa